GAAATTTTTAGatataataaagaaataaatctctACATGATCCTGTTCTTCAAATGGCTTAGTCTGAAACAtattacacaaaacaaagtgtttaaaaaatagctttagACTAAATCTCAGTCTGACAAAAGAACGTTTCATTTCTTCCGATAACTTCATctttcaaacagttttaaaccttCCAGCTGATTGTTTCATCCTGTTTTCATCCATTGTTCTGCATTGtgtgattttttggggggagactgaataaaaaatgaaagcgTAGAGCAGCTGTTCCATATTTATTACATGGAAGGCACTTAGAGGCTGAGGAAACCTGTCGGCCGCTGCAGCTGCAAAGCACcaaatgtttgtggtttttgcttttgctttatttatttattcatttatttatttgttctctgCTGAGCGGGATTTACCTCTGAATTATGGAACAGTCCCCTTTCTCTCCTTAAGTAAAAAATAACATCTGTCCGGCAAATGGAGAGCTTAGTGTTTCTCTATAATTAATGGTAAAAGCCTCCAGAGCCGCACATGAAATATACATCCTCcctgcacccccccccccccccccccccccctgcagaacaaagggagggagaggaggggacCGGGGGTCAGTGAGGGGAGAGGAAGAGGTCTGACAGCACACACGAAGAAGACGTCTTTAAGTCTGACTTCCTTCAACATGGAGCTTCAGTGACTTCTCTGgatctaaaagctgaaaaaggaggaagaagctGATCTACTGATTTATAGTTCTGGAcatcattttacctttttaacatttaaattggATCAAACAACCTTACAGGTTTTCCTTCATCTGTTAAACCATCGaaacagatagatagatagatagatagatagatagatagatagatagatagatagatagatagatagatagatagatagatagatagatagatagatagatagatagatagatagatagatagatagatagatagatagatagatagatagatagatagatagatagataacaAAAAACAGCGAACaacagtaaatatatttatatttatttagcagAGGTTTTTGTCTCAGGTGGGACTTAAAAGTGTTTCATGTTTGATTGATTATAGTTGCTTCCTGTGATGCTGCTTTCTCATCagacatgtacacacacacctacacacacacacacacacagttatcgtcgtcatcctcatcatcagaCCCAGACTCAGTGAACTGCTCCCAGCTGCTTTGTTTATTGATTGGAGAACTTGAACGAATGATCGTGGAGAGTAAACATACAAGCACTCAGACTGTCATCAGGGAAACACACGTCTCATTAAATTTACAGCCagcatggacacacacacacacacacacgtgaggGTTTACACACACGAGAGTATCTGAGCCGTAGGTTTCTCCTGAGAGCTGCAGCAGATTACTCCTGAAATGACCAACAGAAACCAGTATTTTTAACCCTCAGAGATGTTAAAGATGGAGACATGTGGAGGAGCTACAACACAAAGTAGGTCTACAGCGACCTCTACAGGTCGCAGAGGGTCAcatcaacaagaaaacaatttaatcaCCTCTTAGtcttttacttttgattttaatACTTGGATGGACCAATTAATACTTTATTTACCACAGAGGGAAATGAATTGTACAACTgtatataaatacaaaatgtatCAATTGTATAATGAAAGTAATCAAActgacacaaatttaaaaaaaaaaaaaaaaaatcgtgaATAAATTCACAAAATTTATCATTGTAtccattatattttttattacatttattaccaacaacctaaatgtttaaaactctttTAAGGAAGAACTTCTTGTggttttttaacataaaatcacAACTCGCTGGTCGCTGTCTCGTCCCGGAACTGAATAACGTACACCGCCCGTTCCCGGTCGGAACACTATAGATGTGGGACGGGAGCGATGGAAAGATGTCGGCGGCGTTGGTACAGTTGTCATGTTTGTACCGGGGCATGCTCGCGGTCAGAACCACCGGTATCAGGACGCTGATCCCCGGGCAAGTCCCGGTGCAGTTCCGAGCCTTCTCGGTTCGGAAGGACCCGGATTTGGAGGAGAACCCGTTCTACAGGAAGTACCAGGACAAGATCCATAAGCTGCGCAGGTCAGCGGGCTAACTGAGCTAGCAGCGTCCGAATCTCCGTTACAGCTTCGCTTATTCTAGAAATAGTccgtttttttttacaaaacaaactaaatctgaGCTGCTTCTGAAGATGTTATGTTAAGTGTGACTATTAGGTTATAAATTCGGCTTGAATTAAACTACTCTAAAAATAATTGTTACgttaattttaaactttaacacagTTTTTCTCTGAAGATTGCCCCTCTTGTCTCATATAAAACGCGTAGTAATTTCAAAGCAAGCGGTTTCaaaattttaagtttaaagatTGAATATTATGCCgaatttattttaagacttcAGACTTTAAGTCTtgtgttaaattattttagtaaaaaatcaGTCTATACAACACAAAATAATGGTCATCAGATAACGTATTATTTACGtagatatgtattttttttttttcaatacaaaCGTGTCAACTATTGTACTAATGATGTTTATGATAAGAATATACAGATAAATCAATAATAATAGCTTCCAGTGTAGGAAATGTAGGTTTAAATATGtacaaataaccaaaacaaaagtccTAAATGTTGTTCTCACTACATGAAGATGTTTAGCAGGAACTGATTTTTATCACCACTGTTTTCAGTTCCAAACCGCAGGAGTACACGGGGCGACTGGAGACGCGGCATGAGGCCAAGAAGGAGGTCCTGGGCTCCTCGAAGCAGGAGGAGTTCGTCCGGCTCGTGGAACAGGAGGTGGAGTGTCAGCCGGGTCCGCCGCAGAACCCAgcacaaaacattaaagtgGTTCTGGAAACTGTTAAATACCACAGAACCTGAAGctactatttaatttttctggtttaaaaacaacaataaaggaGTATTTTTTGCTTTGGTGCCActtttttgctcatgtttgttACGTATTTAGCTCAGTGGTTTGACGCCGGACCTGACTTCTCTTGTTTCCAGTTTGAGAAACGAGACAAGATGGCcgctgctgctgatggagagTCTGGTGGTTTCACCAAGAACAAGGTTAGCTGAGCGGGGGAGGCATTCACATGGTGATCACTCTGTTTCTGCAGAGATAATCactaatgctaaaaaaaaaagcagaaacaaactttaatttggAGTCTCTGCTTTGTGTATAATTTACCACCAAGGTCATAATTGTCCTTCCTTCATCTCTCGTGTGTTCAGACACGTCCTCAGggtgaatttgttttatttttgtgttttttctaatGTTAAGAAGTGTGAAGAACTAACTTCATGTTGTCTTCTTTCAGACTCTGGGTTCCATCCTCAACCTGGAGATGATCAAGGACAAGACGGGCGAGGAGATCGCAGAGGTGAGTCTGGAGTTTcgacacaaaatggctgctgctGTAAACTTACTGAGTGTGAACTCAAACCAAGAGCTTCTGAagcttctgggtttttttttttgctagatAGATGCAGCTCATAATTGTAGTCACTGTAATGTAATGAGTGTTGTCTTGATTTAGGAGGTCCTGTCAGGAAATAATAATCTGTAGGATTAGCTGATTCTGATAAAAGCGTTTCTCTGCTGCACATTAATCCTGTCACCTGTTAATGACACAGTGACGTTCGGCTTCTCTGGCCAGTTTTAAAGTGATGCTTTAAATCAGGGGAGTCAGACTCTGGACCTCGATGCTTCagtgtcctggaagttttaggtttttctgctccaacgcCCCTGATTCAAACaatttaatcacctcctcaccagatcatcaggttctccagaagcacgtccactAATCAGgcgttttaaaacaagaatgtgtctaaaacaagcaggagaGCGGAGCTTGACTTATGTGGTCTAAATAAAAGAACGTTTTAAAAGATGAACTCTTTGTCATGACAGACCGGAAATGGGGAGTGAAAGACtcctgatttaaaatatttaaaccttaatctgagcttttaaaagaactttaaaaggTGTCCTCTTGGATGTGAATATCCTCAAATTAAATCCAGAAGACTcggcttttagcttctgtttcacttcagctgctttaaacagctaaaatactAACACACAttcagaatttctttttaaacttttaaagttgaGCTCTATCTGTGTTTTAAGGTTCACTTCCTGACTGTTTTGTATCTCAGTAAGACCTGTCCACTTTTTTCTGGCCTCAGGTGCTAATTCAGCTGTGAACTGGTGCAGaataaataaagtgtattttaatgtgtgttttcacTCTTATTTCCAGCTTTGGATGAAATATTACTCATCGAAAGACACAATCAGCGCCGTCATCCCGGTGAGTTGATCTCttgaatctttttatttacagacatttattGTCTCTGTTCCAGTTCGTGTTTGTCAAACTTTTAGTGAGAAAGTGTCTTAAATCTGTCCCTCTTTTGTTCCGTCATGATTGTCACCCATCAGTTTATTAAAGAGTGCAGAAAAGAAAGgcttgtttatatttatttttgtcctctaGCTTCGCCCACACGAAGCTTCTTGTTGATCTGTTGCTTGTCGTGTTTGCAGTCGCACATCTTCGAGGTGATTCTCAGCCGATCCGAGTCCTGCCCCATGGTGAGATCGCTGAAACCGTGACGTCTGGAAGGTTCTGCTGCCTCAGAGCCGCCTGgtaaatgttttgtgtgttttctcctcagtttctgTACGCTCTGCCTCAGAAGGAGGGCTACGAGTTCTTCGTGGGTCAGTGGTCCGGACACGAGCTGCACTTCACCTCCCTGATAAACGTCCAGGTGAGCCTCGCACCTCCttccctctccttctctgtaCCACCCTCTGCCTGTGGAGGATTCCTgagaaaatgttcaaactgGTGGACTTTTTACAGACTTTGAAGATGAGAAACATTCTGAAGCTTTGAATGAATCAAATTAATATTGCTAACAGTGATTAATATGAATGAATCGTTTGACGGAGCAGGAAAACATGATTAGACTTATTTAGCATTTTCAAACTGTTCGTTTATTAATATATATAGTTTggttttggcttcttttttttacccccaagCCTGAATGAGGTTTAGTTTTGTTAGGTTTTATGTTTCCCTGTCAAAGAAACAATTGTATTTTGAACATCAGATTGTAAAAAAGATGGAaagtttttcctttattttggGACTTTCTGTGATTTGAGGACATTTGAGGAAGTGATAACAAAGGCGAGCTCTTAAGTCTTTTTATTCTACCTAACCACGTATTTGAAGCAAATAATTTCAGGCTAAATGTGTCTCTTGGCTGCAGCTGTCAGTTTTTCAAATCTGAGTGTTTGTTGGCGTAAATCACACCCTGTTTTTGTACGCACAGCTTACAGgactgtattcttggccgtgcagCTGCCCCgacatttattcactttagaAATGATGACAGGCGGGTTTGGACCAGTTTTCATGCTTTAGAATCTTTGAGACACCAAGCCACAGTGATCGGTACATCTGCACCACGTAGAGCGTTTCTTCAGCCTGCAGAGGTGTCTCTTTATCTGATCCAGTCATGAATGTCTCCTGTTTGCGCTCAGACGCTGGGAGAGAACGCTCCGAGTCAGCTGATCCTGTACCACTACCCAGAGCTGAAGCAGGAGAAGGGCGTGGTGCTCCTGACAGCCGAGATGGACCCCAAGTTCATCGTAAGTCACAGCCGAACGAGTGCATCCCACCCgaaccccccaaaacaaaaagattttacaaACGTCCGTCCCTCGTTTTCAGACTGTCCACCAGGCTCAGTGTTTGGCCAATCAGGTGCAGCTGTTCTACGGCGCGCAGAGGCAGGAGACGTACCGATTGGTGGAGACGTTTAACCACCACCCTGCGGACTTCAAACACATGTCGGTGATAGCCGAGCTGGAGCAGAGCGGCCTGGGCTCTGCGGGCGCCCCGGCGGGCTCCAGAGACGGACAGGAGCTGATTTAAAAGCTA
The DNA window shown above is from Kryptolebias marmoratus isolate JLee-2015 linkage group LG18, ASM164957v2, whole genome shotgun sequence and carries:
- the atpaf1 gene encoding ATP synthase mitochondrial F1 complex assembly factor 1: MWDGSDGKMSAALVQLSCLYRGMLAVRTTGIRTLIPGQVPVQFRAFSVRKDPDLEENPFYRKYQDKIHKLRSSKPQEYTGRLETRHEAKKEVLGSSKQEEFVRLVEQEFEKRDKMAAAADGESGGFTKNKTLGSILNLEMIKDKTGEEIAELWMKYYSSKDTISAVIPSHIFEVILSRSESCPMFLYALPQKEGYEFFVGQWSGHELHFTSLINVQTLGENAPSQLILYHYPELKQEKGVVLLTAEMDPKFITVHQAQCLANQVQLFYGAQRQETYRLVETFNHHPADFKHMSVIAELEQSGLGSAGAPAGSRDGQELI